The Entelurus aequoreus isolate RoL-2023_Sb linkage group LG11, RoL_Eaeq_v1.1, whole genome shotgun sequence genome includes the window CAAGGTTTGGCACAGCATCCTTCAGAAAACTGTCCAGCTCTCTCTCCACATCATTAGTGACCTGGTTGGTGTAGTAGGCACCCAGGAGTTGAACCATAGCAGATGTGTGTCTCTGTGGTGCAGCTTCCTGGACAGGCACGTCTGGCTgagccccctcctcctcctctccagtGGTACTGGCAGAGGCAGAGCTTGCTCCATCTGCTGTTGTGGATGTGGAGCTCACATCTTCTGCTTGAGCCAGTTCAAGCAGTTTGGCATTTGCTGAAATCCTCCTGGCTGGGCTGAGAAATGACAGGTGCTTGTGCCGAGGGTCCACCATCGTTGCTATCATTGGGGTTGATGTTAGGAAGTCATCAGATGCaatctgtgtcaaataaaaacaaataaataatataacttcaattattaatataataagcAAGCAGTGCCACCTAACCTTACATGGGCAATGCATATTTTGTACAATGCTATGTATGTTTTGTATAGGTTATTTATTAGATGctgcaataataatattaataatagacatTAGCTGTTACCTTCATCCGTCTGCTCAGTGAAGCAGCCACTTTAGATTTGAATTCTGCCACTTTGCCTGAGTCTCCCTCGACTCTCTTCTTGAGGTGCACGTCGATTAAACCGAAGCTGATGGGATACGTGTTGGATATGGACacctgaagaaaaaaatatatattagttgAGTTTAGTTCCTTTGTATAGAAAAGTTTCATAACAGTACAGATTCACAGGTTAGGTAAATAggtacaaggtcaactaaaagAAAGCTTACGTTTTCtttccccctctttttttttactcataataTATGACATTGGAAATATATTACACAGAGAACAGTGATATGCATAAAGTAGCATTCAAATTCAAATGACAAAATCgtgcaaggggggggggggtgtaaagTAATACTCTACCTCAGTCTCTGTAGACATCACGGTAGTTGCTGTCTTCAGAGCGACTAGAACAGGGCCCATTTCCTCCATGATTTTCCAGTGGTCGTCTCTGATCTCAAGTGTCCGAGCATCAGACAGCTTGGTGAACGTGCGGTCTGATAGTACGGCGCACACCGCCCACCGCTGCTCCACCAGTCTCGCAAACATGTCACAGACTGAATTCCACCTCGTTTTGCAGGATTGAATGAGCTGGTGGCGTTCCAAGCCCATTTGGCCTTGCTTGGTTTCCAGCGCTTTGGTGGCTTTAGTGCTGTGCTTAAAGTGTTTGACCAATCTTCCTGCAGCTGCGATGACTTGGTGCAGGGTCCCAGCGAAACCATCGTTGATGGCCAGTTGTAGGGTATGGGTGTAGCATGGAACAGAGGCCCAGTCGACTCGAGGTTGGCTGTTTGCTAAGACGATGTTACTCGCGTTGTCGTGAACACAGGCTATCACTCGCCCGGTCAGCCCCCATGCATGCACAATTTCATTCAGCCGTTCTGCTAAATTATCAGCCGTATGGCTCATCGGCATACTCTCTGTGGCTAGGACTGCCGACCTCATCAGCCAGTCCTCCATGTAGTGGCAAGTGACGGTGATATAGCTCTCTGTTGTATTTGACGTCCAACAGTCAGTGGTTATTGCTACATGCGTGTTGGCCAGTCGTGCTTTCAGCTCGGCTTTCTTTCTTTTGTAGCGAGCCTCTATGCGGGTTGTTATTGTTTCTCGAGAAGGGATTTGGTAGTCTGGCTCACAATAGTTCATCAACTCACGAAACCCCTTGCCATCCACAATGCTTATAGGCAGCATATCCTTTTCAACCATGTTGCAAATCCTCTGGGTGATGCCCTCTGCCCGTGCGTCATCACACACCGCTTTTCTTTTGGAAAACGCTTCGGCGACGGAGGGCTGGCCTGGCCGTGCTCCGCCTCCACTCTCTCCTCCAAGCACAGCGGCATGTAAACTTTTTAGGTGGTAATTTAACGAActggttgaattgttgtactTCAAAACAGCCTTACATATTTTGCACGTTGCATCGTCCTCTTTTagggtgaaatgttcccacacagcacttctcttgcgtcgcttcatgtttgtttttcttctctcGCATGTGGACTCTCATGTGTACAGCGGACATGTAGGGCTGGTCACGTGATGGTGTTGCTGCTTGGAAAAAGTACAATAAGCAACAACTCCCTCGTGTGGACTAGCGAGGTATAAACTCAGCATTACCTTCACACAGAAAACCACCGCACCGACCGTGACAGAACGGAATTGTCAATTAATTGAAATCGTTAATTTTAATCGGGTAATTTCTTAACGGCAATTAATCGAAAATCGATTAATTGTTAACatccctaacatatatatatatatatatttatatatatatatatatgtatgtatatatatatatatatacacatatatatatatatacacacatatatacacatatatacacaaaaacattTATCCCTAATTAAGAATTTAAACGGTATTACTGAATGTCTGGAATTTTACCGTCGGTTTATCATTAtgccgtttaccgttacatcccttttatttatttattgatatatatatatatatatatatatatatatatatatatatatatatatatatatatatatatatatatatatatatatatatatatatatatatatatatatatatatttattattgatctatttatatatatatatatatatatatatatatatatatatatatatatatatatatatatatatatatatatatattattgatctatttatatatatatagatatataaatagtgTATAAATgtctttatatatgtataaagacatttatacatatatattaatttatttattttgagggAAAGGGGGATAACAACTGGACACATACCCCCTAAACTGGCGTATGCCCATTTTTTTGtcagatatatatgtatgaatactatatatgtatgtatatatatatacatatttaatgtgcatatatatatatatatatatatatatatatatatatatatatatatatatatatatatatatatatatatatatatatatatatatatatgtactgtatacattttttttatggacaaagaggaaaagttctgtggtcagatgaaacaaaaagtgagctgtttggccacaatacccagcagtatgtttggaggcgaaagggtgaggcctttaatcccatgaacaccaaacctaccgtcaagcatagtggtggtagtattatgctctgggcctgttttgctgccaatggaactggtgctttacagagagtaaattggacaatgaaaaaggaggattacctccaaattcttcaggacaacctaaaatcatccgcccggaggttgggtcttgagcgcagttgggtgttccaacaggacaatgaccccaaacacacgtcaaaagtggtaaaggaaaggctaaatcaggctagaatcaagGTTTTACAATGgaattcccaaagtcctgacttaaacgtgtggacaatgctgaagaaacaagtccaagctaataataataataacttctatacagtgttgttttcgtcaacgatgacgatgacgaaatcatttcgttgacgccactttttttcatgacgataacgagacggtgacgagataaacatgtctctctgatgacgaaaacatgacgagacgtgtgtgagttttcgttgacgagacgagaacggatgaaaatgttagtgggtaatctgtcagacgtttaaaatgcatgacatttctgtttattgtgtgtgtcaattaaaaccacgcccaccaactggcgtgcagcgcacaacatgctcaacacgtcagactgttgttactcatcaggcaatggaccgtgatggcggcggcagtttcaacacaggggctcggtggtcgcaaacgtagagacgacatatgggtgtattttaaatataacccagcagataataaaacagagtgtattgtgaaggaagacggtgacaaatgtggccacaaaatatgcggaaaaaatacgaccaaccttaagcggcaccttaaggctcgccacaaggatattttttcgaaggtaagttacaaatgctgttaacataatcgataaatgtcatagtaagctaatacattagtacgttttccacatactcctggcgcaaatgggctgctaacttcaggctaaaatcagcttttgttacgctaacgtcaattcattatgtgtgtgttactttagcaccatgtttagccatgtttacattcagtgatggtgtggttatctctttgtgagtatgttctgtcagcacgtaacttgacaTGTTAAACAGGTCGAATgactgttatacgtagagtctgctagctttagcctaaaagccacaagtgacgttgtgcagccccattaaggaatcaggaattaattgattattttattacatcgtttgcacaaattaaagagagtggggttgtatgatatctgttgtaactgcactggcagacagggccacgttgagcatatgtgttcctcatccatcactcatattttgggcatgtttatgttcattgtactttaacaaattctgagaaataaagccacaattgctgaagtagaatgtttttgttttttggcttttttggagtaatgaactttgattccactgttaccacttaatctgtgtgtaatacacaatccttggatcagaaatttgctgttgggtggaaaccctatatgtctaaaaccattcctttattgttattttttgtgaaaatagcagatctgcaagcttacaatgggttgaacttatagatctgctgctattttcacaacttatctgtgacactgcccaacagcaatctccaatacttattgacctaaattaatttgttaaaagactatacttgtatacttatattatacttgttattctttttttttggactaaaactagactaaaacctttttgacttttcatcgactaaaactagactaaaacccttttgagttctcgtcgactaaaactggactaaaactatcacatataaaagtgactaaaatgtgactaaaactaataagcattttagtccaaaagactaagactaagactaaatgtaagatggttgtcaaaaacaacactgctgctatagcagccgcaacattaatgctgccccaacgatgactcttgctgacctactgccttcggtaatggcaccattcccaaattatgtcggctctattgataacctcactaacaactttgacgatgccctgcgcgaaaccattgatagtatagcaccgctaaagcaaaaaagggcccctaaaaggcgcaccccatagtttacagaagaaactagagctcataaattatcatgtagaaagctggaacgcaaatggcgtgcgactaaactttaggttttccatcaagcatggaatgatagtttaataacttataaacacatgattaccttagctaaagctaaatattccttaaatctcatccgcctcaacaaaaacgatcctaaatttttgtttagtacagtagcatcgctaacccaacaagggactcctcccagtagctccacccactcggcagatgactttatgaatttctttaataagaaaatttaactcattagaaaggagattaaagacaatgcaccccagctacaactggtttctattaacacagatacgactgtatatacaacggatactgccctccaaaatagtctctctctttttgatgaaataacattagaggaattattacggcgtgtaagtgggataaaacaaacaacatgtttacttgacccacttcctgggaagcttatcaaggagctttttgtattattaggtccatcagtgctaaatattataaacttatcactttcctccggcactgttcccctagcattcaaaaaagcggttattcatcctttgCTCAAAAAACCTACCCTCGATCCTGacttcatggtaaactaccgaccggtgtcccaccttccgtttatttcgaaaatcctcaaaaaaatggttgcacagcagctaaatgaacacttagtgtctaacaatctctgtgaatcctttgaatccggtttcagggcaaatcactctacggagactgCCCTCGCAAAAATGCGAGGGCTAACGATGGactctgatgcgtcatctatgttgctgcttcttgatcttagcgctgctttcgataccgtcgatcataatattttattagagcgtatcaaaacacgtgttagtatatcagacttagccttgtcttggtttaactcttatcttactgacaggatgcagtgcgtctcccataataatgtgacctcggactattttaaggtaacgtgcggagttccccagggttcggttcttggccctgcactcttcagcatacTACatactgccgctaggtgacatcatacgcaaatacggtgttagctttcactgttatgctgatgacactcaactctacatgcccctaaagctgaccaacacgccggattgtagtcagctggaggcgtgtcttaatgaaattaaacaatggatttcCGCTAatattttgcaactcaacgccaagaaaacggaaatgctgattatcagttCTGCcagacaccgacatttatttaataataccaccttaacatttgacaaccaaacaattacacaaggcgactcggtaaagaatctgggtattatcttcgacccaactctctcgtttgagtcacacattaagagtgttactaaagcggccttctttcatctccgtaatatcgctaaaatgtgttccattttgtccactagcgacgctgagatcattattcatgctttcgttacgtctcgtctcgattactgttacgtattattttcgggtctccctatgtctagctttaaaagattacagttggtacaaaatgcggctgctagacttttgacaaaaacaagaaactttgattatattacgcctatactggctcacctgcactggcttcctgtgcacttaagatgtgactttaaggttttactacttacgtataaaatactacacagtctagctccagcctatcttgccgattgtattgtaccatatgtcccggcaagaattttgcgttcaaagaactccggcttattagtgattcccagagcccaaaaaaagtctgcgggctatagagcgttttctaatcgggctccagtactatggaatgccctcccggtaacagttagagatgctacctcagtagaagcatttaagtcccatcttaaaactcatttgtatactctagcctttaaatagaccccctttttaaaccagttgatctgccgtttcttttcttttctcctctgtggactggactttcgctgatatgttggatccactatggactggaccttcacaatattatgtcagacccactcgacatccattgctttcggtctcccctgggggtgggagggggggagggggggtacccacatatgcagtcctctccaaggtttctcatagtcattcacatcgacgtcccactggggtgagtttttccttgcccttatgtgggctctgtaccgatgtcgttgtggcttgtgcagccctttgagacacttgtgatttagggctaaataaataagcattgattgattgattgattgatgtcagaaaaccaacaaatttaactgaactgcaccaattttgtcaagaggagtggtcaaaaattcaaccagaagcttgccagaagcttgtggacggctaccaaaagcgccttattgcagtgaaacttgccaagggacatgtaaccaaatattaacattgctgtatgtatacttttgacccagcagatttggtcacattttcagtagacccataataaattcataaaagaaccaaacttcatgaatgtttttgtgacaaacaagtatgtgctccaatcactctattacaaaaaaacgttgggggtgctggaccctatctcagctgcattatatcaaataataaattgctagaatcggtttgaatcgagagtcGTGTTGATTCTGAAttttgcccaaagattcacacccctattgGATATATATTGCGGTATAACCCAGACGTCAGTTCTGGGACCAAAACTATTCAAACTTTAAAATAACGACATCAGTAAAAAGAATAAAAGGCCTCATCACAGAAGCCATCAAATCCTTACAGAGCAATAAGTCACCCGGCCCGGATGGCTTCAGTGAAGAATATTACAAGACTTTCTCCAGTGTTCTTGCTCCGGCTCTAAGAGACATGTATAATGAAGCTTTTCTGCACCATCGCGTCCCAGAAACCTT containing:
- the LOC133659922 gene encoding E3 SUMO-protein ligase ZBED1-like isoform X1 → MKRRKRSAVWEHFTLKEDDATCKICKAVLKYNNSTSSLNYHLKSLHAAVLGGESGGGARPGQPSVAEAFSKRKAVCDDARAEGITQRICNMVEKDMLPISIVDGKGFRELMNYCEPDYQIPSRETITTRIEARYKRKKAELKARLANTHVAITTDCWTSNTTESYITVTCHYMEDWLMRSAVLATESMPMSHTADNLAERLNEIVHAWGLTGRVIACVHDNASNIVLANSQPRVDWASVPCYTHTLQLAINDGFAGTLHQVIAAAGRLVKHFKHSTKATKALETKQGQMGLERHQLIQSCKTRWNSVCDMFARLVEQRWAVCAVLSDRTFTKLSDARTLEIRDDHWKIMEEMGPVLVALKTATTVMSTETEVSISNTYPISFGLIDVHLKKRVEGDSGKVAEFKSKVAASLSRRMKIASDDFLTSTPMIATMVDPRHKHLSFLSPARRISANAKLLELAQAEDVSSTSTTADGASSASASTTGEEEEGAQPDVPVQEAAPQRHTSAMVQLLGAYYTNQVTNDVERELDSFLKDAVPNLDSDPNHPTDWWGKNEARYPRLAKVAKRYMCIPATSVPSERVFSACGLTVTKLRSRLTPEHVDMLIYLNKNE
- the LOC133659922 gene encoding E3 SUMO-protein ligase ZBED1-like isoform X3, translating into MVEKDMLPISIVDGKGFRELMNYCEPDYQIPSRETITTRIEARYKRKKAELKARLANTHVAITTDCWTSNTTESYITVTCHYMEDWLMRSAVLATESMPMSHTADNLAERLNEIVHAWGLTGRVIACVHDNASNIVLANSQPRVDWASVPCYTHTLQLAINDGFAGTLHQVIAAAGRLVKHFKHSTKATKALETKQGQMGLERHQLIQSCKTRWNSVCDMFARLVEQRWAVCAVLSDRTFTKLSDARTLEIRDDHWKIMEEMGPVLVALKTATTVMSTETEVSISNTYPISFGLIDVHLKKRVEGDSGKVAEFKSKVAASLSRRMKIASDDFLTSTPMIATMVDPRHKHLSFLSPARRISANAKLLELAQAEDVSSTSTTADGASSASASTTGEEEEGAQPDVPVQEAAPQRHTSAMVQLLGAYYTNQVTNDVERELDSFLKDAVPNLDSDPNHPTDWWGKNEARYPRLAKVAKRYMCIPATSVPSERVFSACGLTVTKLRSRLTPEHVDMLIYLNKNE
- the LOC133659922 gene encoding E3 SUMO-protein ligase ZBED1-like isoform X2, translated to MKRRKRSAVWEHFTLKEDDATCKICKAVLKYNNSTSSLNYHLKSLHAAVLGGESGGGARPGQPSVAEAFSKRKAVCDDARAEGITQRICNMVEKDMLPISIVDGKGFRELMNYCEPDYQIPSRETITTRIEARYKRKKAELKARLANTHVAITTDCWTSNTTESYITVTCHYMEDWLMRSAVLATESMPMSHTADNLAERLNEIVHAWGLTGRVIACVHDNASNIVLANSQPRVDWASVPCYTHTLQLAINDGFAGTLHQVIAAAGRLVKHFKHSTKATKALETKQGQMGLERHQLIQSCKTRWNSVCDMFARLVEQRWAVCAVLSDRTFTKLSDARTLEIRDDHWKIMEEMGPVLVALKTATTVMSTETEVSISNTYPISFGLIDVHLKKRVEGDSGKVAEFKSKVAASLSRRMKIASDDFLTSTPMIATMVDPRHKHLSFLSPARRISANAKLLELAQAEDVSSTSTTADGASSASASTTGEEEEGAQPDVPVQEAAPQRHTSAMVQLLGAYYTNQIGGEKMKQGIRGWQKWQNDTCVSLLHQCLLNACSQHVALL